The following are encoded together in the Lactuca sativa cultivar Salinas chromosome 1, Lsat_Salinas_v11, whole genome shotgun sequence genome:
- the LOC111909481 gene encoding uncharacterized protein LOC111909481 has translation MAAGKKGGSFEKIRRFIRTLHFLIVMLASLLILWLPILVAIGDILVPSVLISSFTCFRCYSFKEHLRRYDFRSSLIDVPVVSAIRSLIITCVYMMYDGPVLSHGQYLGTVTLCSIFSVLVLSVKACVFTVNSQLEAEASSSLSKQRLHLKRSWGMHVLFLSSVVFALGHTVIAYRTSCRARRKLMFNRVDPESVFLSQILFSIGYAKVSRSSTPAADRAQKSDNEIRRKRVGHSHGEFPVRLLADVDSLFMVWNDLSIHYKLSTPIPPSRTLSSTTLLENPSLRAISKTQHHLRRSYSIQIQDSSLYAPLLDGTSSPVFSEDNEGTNEDRFGQKVCEVNRQFGIVLVHGFGGGVFSWRHVMGLLSRQVNCIVASFDRPGWGLTSRPRREDWEANKLPNPYMLDTQVDMLISFCKEIGLSSVVLVGHDDGGLLALKAAQKVRSSLSSVDVEIKGVVLLTVSLSREVVPGLARILMRTSLGKKHLVHSLLRTEICQVFNRRAWYDATKLTTDVLSLYKAPLCVEGWDEALYEIGRLSSDTVLSEQNASLLVKAVKDTPVLVIAGAEDALVPLKSVQAMSSKFVDSTLVAISSCGHLPHEECPKVLLAAMLPFISKLLSKTDK, from the exons ATGGCTGCCGGAAAAAAGGGAGGATCATTTGAGAAGATACGGAGATTTATACGGACACTACATTTCTTAATTGTGATGCTGGCGTCGTTATTGATCCTATGGCTTCCAATTTTGGTTGCGATTGGTGATATATTGGTTCCTTCTGTTCTAATTTCGAGCTTTACCTGCTTTAGATGCTACAGTTTCAAGGAACATTTGCGTAGATACGATTTCAGAAGTTCATTGATCGACGTTCCTGTGGTTTCCGCTATCAGATCTCTCATTATCACCT GTGTTTATATGATGTACGATGGCCCTGTGCTCTCACACGGCCAATATCTTGGAACAGTGACATTATGCTCCATTTTCTCGGTACTTGTTCTATCAGTTAAAGCGTGCGTCTTCACAGTCAATTCCCAGCTTGAAGCTGAAGCCTCATCTTCTCTTTCAAAACAAAGGCTTCATCTGAAAAGGTCATGGGGAATGCATGTATTGTTCTTATCATCTGTTGTTTTTGCTCTTGGTCATACTGTTATTGCTTATCGAACAAGTTGCAGAGCTCGAAGGAAGCTCATGTTCAACCGAGTTGATCCTGAATCG GTGTTTTTGAGCCAAATTTTATTTTCAATCGGTTATGCTAAagtttcaagatcttcaactccTGCTGCTGACAGGGCACAGAAAAGTGACAATGAAATCAGAAGAAAACGTGTAGGTCATAGCCATGGAGAGTTTCCAGTTAGATTACTAGCTGATGTGGATAGTTTATTCATGGTTTGGAATGATTTGAGCATCCACTACAAACTTAGCACACCTATTCCACCTTCTCGTACTTTATCCTCTACAACTCTTCTTGAAAATCCATCTTTACGTGCAATTTCAAAGACACAACATCATCTTCGAAGGAGTTATAGCATTCAAATTCAAGATTCTTCTCTTTACGCTCCATTACTAGATGGCACGAGTTCCCCTGTATTTTCTGAAGATAATGAAGGAACTAATGAGGATAGATTTGGTCAAAAAGTTTGTGAAGTTAATAGGCAGTTTGGGATTGTTTTGGTGCATGGTTTTGGAGGGGGAGTCTTTTCATGGAGGCATGTAATGGGTTTGTTGTCTCGACAGGTGAATTGTATTGTTGCTTCTTTTGATCGTCCTGGTTGGGGTTTGACCTCTAGACCAAGGCGAGAGGATTGGGAGGCTAATAAATTACCCAATCCTTACATGCTTGATACCCAG GTGGACATGCTTATTTCTTTCTGTAAAGAGATTGGGCTTTCTTCTGTTGTGCTTGTTGGTCATGATGATGGAGGCTTGCTCGCATTAAAGGCAGCACAAAAAGTCCGGTCATCATTAAGCTCTGTTGAT GTGGAAATTAAGGGGGTGGTTTTGCTGACAGTAAGTTTGTCAAGAGAAGTGGTTCCTGGGTTGGCTAGAATACTGATGCGCACTTCTTTAGGAAAGAAGCATTTGGTTCATTCTCTACTCCGGACAGAAATTTGTCAAGTTTTTAATCGAAGGGCATGGTATGATGCTACCAAGCTAACAACAGATGTGTTAAGCCTCTACAAG GCCCCACTATGTGTAGAGGGTTGGGATGAAGCTTTGTATGAGATTGGTAGATTATCATCTGATACAGTCCTCTCAGAGCAAAATGCATCCTTATTAGTGAAAGCAGTGAAAGACACCCCAGTTTTGGTGATTGCAGGAGCTGAAGATGCCCTTGTACCTCTAAAATCTGTTCAAGCCATGTCATCTAAATTTGTAGATTCT ACATTAGTTGCAATATCAAGTTGTGGTCATCTGCCTCATGAGGAGTGCCCAAAGGTGTTGCTTGCAGCAATGTTACCCTTCATCAGCAAACTGTTAAGTAAAACAGATAAATAG